In Vanacampus margaritifer isolate UIUO_Vmar chromosome 18, RoL_Vmar_1.0, whole genome shotgun sequence, a genomic segment contains:
- the vkorc1 gene encoding vitamin K epoxide reductase complex subunit 1 produces MAAATEGMPKWERTVRVLLCIFGLILSVYALHVELSREHDPEYRAMCDLGESVSCSKVFTSRWGRGFGLVQFFVAQDSPLNQPNSILGIIFYTLQLGLGFSLSKKAALILVLSSWVSVAGSFYLASILAFVLGDFCMVCVSTYIVNFALLYTNLKRKSAIEGKKKKAR; encoded by the exons ATGGCAGCAGCAACAGAAGGCATGCCCAAGTGGGAGAGGACAGTGCGCGTGCTTTTGTGTATCTTTGGTTTGATTTTGTCAGTGTACGCGCTCCACGTGGAATTGTCTCGCGAGCACGACCCCGAGTACAGAGCGATGTGCGACCTGGGAGAGTCTGTCAGCTGCTCCAAAGTTTTCACATCAAG ATGGGGACGTGGTTTTGGCTTGGTCCAGTTCTTTGTTGCCCAAGATAGCCCTCTGAACCAGCCTAACAGTATTCTTGGAATCATATTTTACACGCTGCAGCTTGGCCTGG gtttTTCCCTGTCCAAAAAGGCCGCTCTCATCTTGGTGCTCTCCTCCTGGGTATCAGTGGCTGGCTCGTTCTACCTCGCCTCGATTCTGGCTTTTGTCCTGGGAGATTTCTGTATGGTGTGCGTGTCGACATACATCGTCAACTTTGCCTTGCTCTACACCAACCTCAAGCGAAAAAGTGCAATTgaagggaagaagaagaaggcaaGATAA